Proteins from a single region of Thermococcus sp. CX2:
- the pyrG gene encoding glutamine hydrolyzing CTP synthase, which produces MAKFIFVTGGVVSGLGKGITSASLGMLMKARGFRTTNIKIDPYINYDAGTMNPYQHGEVFVLDDGGEVDLDLGNYERFLDTSLTFDHNITTGKVYSAVIEKERKGEYLGATVQVIPHITNEIKERIRRIARDYDVVVVEIGGTVGDIESMPFLEAARQMQLEEGRENVAFVHVTYVPKLRVVGEQKTKPTQHSVKELRSLGIQPDAIVARSEDPLEEDARRKISLFTNVPPEAVISAYDVEDTYEVPLMLEKEGLARYITKRLGLPEREPELDAWREMVERYKSLTDTVEIAIVGKYVKLSDSYLSIKEALKHSSVANGVKVKIRWVEAEDVEKHGVKLLEGVDGIIVPGGFGARGTEGKMMAIRYARENDIPFLGICFGFQLTVVEFARNVLGLKGAHSTEIDPQTPYPVVDLMPEQRGLDKLGGTMRLGAYPVKIKPNTLARELYGKELIYERHRHRWEVNPEYIERFEDAGMVFSGIAGDDRRRMEILELPEKRYFIATQFHPEFKSRPMNPAPVFRGLVKAAKEKKFE; this is translated from the coding sequence ATGGCCAAGTTCATATTTGTCACGGGTGGTGTCGTTAGCGGTCTCGGGAAGGGTATAACCAGCGCCTCCCTTGGAATGCTCATGAAGGCGCGCGGATTTAGAACCACCAACATCAAGATAGACCCTTACATCAACTACGACGCTGGAACCATGAACCCCTACCAGCACGGAGAGGTTTTTGTCCTCGACGATGGCGGCGAAGTTGACCTTGACCTCGGCAACTACGAGCGATTCCTCGACACCAGCCTGACCTTTGACCACAACATAACCACCGGCAAGGTTTACTCGGCCGTCATCGAGAAGGAGAGAAAGGGTGAATACCTCGGCGCGACGGTTCAGGTCATACCCCATATCACCAACGAGATAAAGGAGCGCATAAGGCGCATTGCCCGGGACTACGACGTTGTAGTAGTTGAAATCGGCGGAACCGTTGGAGACATAGAAAGCATGCCGTTCCTTGAGGCCGCCAGGCAGATGCAGCTTGAAGAAGGAAGAGAGAACGTCGCCTTCGTCCACGTCACCTACGTTCCCAAGCTCAGGGTCGTGGGCGAGCAGAAGACGAAGCCGACCCAGCACAGCGTCAAGGAGCTGAGAAGCCTTGGTATTCAGCCAGATGCCATTGTTGCGCGCTCCGAGGATCCGCTGGAAGAGGACGCGAGGAGGAAGATAAGCCTCTTCACCAACGTTCCGCCGGAGGCGGTTATAAGCGCCTACGACGTCGAGGACACCTACGAGGTTCCACTGATGCTCGAGAAGGAGGGCCTCGCGAGGTACATCACCAAGAGGCTCGGTCTTCCTGAGAGGGAGCCCGAGCTAGATGCTTGGCGCGAGATGGTGGAAAGGTACAAGTCCCTCACCGACACCGTTGAGATAGCCATCGTTGGCAAATACGTCAAGCTCTCCGACTCGTATCTCAGCATAAAGGAAGCTCTGAAGCACTCCAGCGTGGCCAACGGCGTCAAGGTCAAGATCCGCTGGGTAGAGGCAGAGGACGTTGAGAAGCACGGGGTTAAGCTCCTCGAAGGCGTGGACGGAATAATCGTCCCCGGCGGCTTTGGGGCGAGGGGAACTGAGGGCAAGATGATGGCGATAAGGTACGCGAGGGAGAACGACATACCCTTCCTTGGCATATGCTTCGGTTTCCAGCTGACTGTCGTTGAATTTGCGAGGAACGTTCTCGGTCTTAAGGGAGCTCACTCGACAGAGATCGACCCGCAGACACCCTATCCCGTCGTTGACCTCATGCCGGAACAGAGGGGCCTCGACAAGCTCGGCGGAACCATGCGCCTCGGTGCTTATCCGGTCAAGATAAAGCCGAACACCCTCGCAAGGGAGCTCTACGGCAAGGAACTCATCTACGAGCGCCACAGGCACCGCTGGGAGGTCAACCCGGAGTACATCGAGCGCTTTGAGGATGCTGGCATGGTTTTCAGTGGAATCGCTGGCGACGATAGGAGGAGGATGGAGATACTCGAGCTTCCAGAAAAGCGCTACTTCATAGCCACTCAGTTCCATCCGGAGTTTAAGTCGAGGCCCATGAACCCAGCGCCGGTTTTCAGGGGGCTTGTTAAAGCAGCAAAAGAGAAGAAGTTTGAATGA
- a CDS encoding zinc ribbon domain-containing protein → MEGEYSRAEKVLATLFVLFLLLASINFLRELERIPAEPDYSDYQTKYGIDELLDNQSRLISLERELFKTYQAAESNLTEAERVYLFKREEYRLAIESGNATEELRQEYLQAKENYERTYARYLAAKGAYEEVHRQWIELNALVGEMNAKIWDEYNREYQIYRLKVLALKLLFALPIFIISFLLFRKRQNIYTVSLIAYSSLLLIYLILSAIWSTLQVIGLSLFGAGASIVALYYLRREYFKGERVYRRRIGQNKCYNCGFPVKDDYLHCPNCGAKLKEKCENCGAMRPLYLEFCPYCGVSTRKDVK, encoded by the coding sequence ATGGAAGGTGAATATTCCCGAGCTGAGAAAGTACTTGCGACCCTTTTCGTTTTGTTTCTCCTTCTGGCGAGCATCAACTTTCTTCGCGAGCTTGAACGCATCCCTGCAGAGCCAGACTATTCTGATTACCAGACCAAGTACGGAATAGACGAGCTCCTCGACAATCAGAGCAGGCTAATTTCCCTGGAACGGGAGCTATTCAAAACGTATCAAGCGGCCGAGAGCAACCTGACTGAGGCGGAGAGGGTTTACCTCTTCAAGCGTGAGGAGTACCGCCTGGCCATTGAGAGCGGCAACGCCACGGAGGAGCTGAGGCAGGAATACCTTCAGGCAAAGGAGAACTACGAAAGGACATACGCGAGGTATTTGGCAGCTAAAGGCGCTTATGAAGAGGTTCATCGGCAGTGGATAGAGTTGAATGCGCTTGTAGGTGAGATGAACGCAAAAATCTGGGACGAGTACAATCGGGAGTATCAGATTTACAGGCTCAAAGTCCTGGCGTTAAAGCTCCTCTTCGCCCTGCCGATTTTCATAATCTCGTTCCTGCTCTTCAGGAAAAGGCAGAACATATACACGGTATCTCTCATAGCTTACTCTTCCCTGCTGCTGATTTACCTGATACTCTCGGCGATATGGAGTACCCTCCAGGTCATAGGGCTGAGTCTCTTCGGCGCCGGTGCCTCCATTGTGGCCCTTTACTACCTCAGGCGCGAGTACTTCAAGGGGGAGAGAGTTTACAGGCGCAGGATTGGTCAGAACAAGTGCTACAACTGCGGCTTTCCAGTCAAGGACGACTACCTCCACTGTCCTAACTGTGGGGCAAAGCTGAAGGAAAAGTGCGAGAACTGTGGGGCAATGAGACCGCTCTATCTGGAGTTCTGCCCCTACTGCGGCGTCAGCACAAGGAAAGATGTCAAGTAA
- a CDS encoding 30S ribosomal protein S8e, with the protein MAIWQGRSLKKPSGGRIILARKKRKRELGREPAFTRVAEKKEKKKIIRTYGGNRKVRLIEALYANVFDGGKGKKVKILNVVENPANRQYVRRNIITKGAIIETEIGRAIVTSRPGQHGVVNAVLIKEENA; encoded by the coding sequence ATGGCTATCTGGCAGGGAAGGTCACTCAAGAAGCCTTCGGGCGGAAGGATTATCCTCGCGAGGAAGAAGAGGAAGAGGGAGCTCGGTAGAGAGCCCGCTTTCACCAGGGTCGCCGAGAAGAAGGAAAAGAAGAAGATCATAAGGACCTACGGTGGCAACAGGAAGGTTCGCCTTATAGAGGCCCTCTACGCGAACGTTTTCGACGGCGGTAAGGGCAAGAAGGTCAAGATACTCAACGTCGTCGAGAACCCGGCCAACAGGCAGTACGTCAGGAGGAACATCATCACGAAGGGTGCCATTATCGAGACTGAGATCGGCAGGGCCATTGTCACCAGCAGGCCCGGCCAGCACGGCGTCGTTAACGCCGTCCTCATCAAGGAGGAGAACGCCTGA